One window from the genome of Malus domestica chromosome 01, GDT2T_hap1 encodes:
- the LOC103417616 gene encoding pentatricopeptide repeat-containing protein At3g61520, mitochondrial: protein MNQPTLSTSKHLLNPQSSNTRSYFVLLLLNHHFSTDSDPNPKPKPSKQPQEDVSLVTQVVQLLQSNEKDWNLDQLRHLLFSDTTTAPSPRSLFHITRRLETSSKALKFFDYVSENVATSPDSAAATASLSSSFQAVLELTKREPNSRTRLFDMYKMAKERNIPVNMGAAVLLVRSLGFAGMVDEAVNVFNGLDPALKNTHLRNVVIDVLLKWGRVDDALKVLDKMFDPNAEFRVDSVTGDIVLSSLLKREQRGRRVSDEDIVGLVQKFGEHGVFPDSLKLTKLITSLCRNRNTNRAWDVLQYVINSGGAVETACCNALLTGLGRVNDFKRMNVLMVKMKEMDILPDVVTIGIVINFLCKSRRVDEALELFERMSGGGEKTDGISAEPDEIMYNTLIDGLCKVGRQEEGLRLMEKMRLQKGCAPNTVTYNSLIDGFNKVGDIKRGRELYDQMKEEGIPPSVVTLNTLVDGLCRHGRMNSAIEFLNEMQRDGLKGNVTTYTTLISSFCNVNNIGMAMELFEQMLSSGCSTDAKVYYCMISGLSQAGRMDDASFVVSKLKDAGFSLDVVAFNVLINGFCKTKKLEKVHEMIEEMETVGVKPDSITYNTLISYLCSAGELTIADKVLSKMINEGLVPTVITFGSLIHAYCLKGDINKAMKIFRDMGSKSSAPPNTVVYNILIDSLCKNNQVEFALSLMDSMKDKGVRPNTLTFNAMFKGLRENNLLQKAFQLMDQMVEQACNPDYITMEILTEWLSAVGETEKLRRFVQGYDIAASTA, encoded by the coding sequence atgaacCAACCAACACTCTCTACCTCAAAGCACCTCCTTAACCCCCAATCCTCCAATACCCGATCCTActtcgtcctcctcctcctcaaccACCACTTCTCTACCGATTCCGATCCCAaccccaaacccaaaccgaGCAAACAACCCCAAGAAGATGTCTCGCTAGTAACCCAAGTTGTCCAACTCCTCCAATCCAATGAAAAAGACTGGAACTTGGACCAGCTCCGCCACCTCCTCTTCTCGGACACCACCACCGCTCCTTCTCCTCGCTCTCTCTTCCATATCACTCGCCGCCTCGAAACTTCCTCCAAAGCCCTCAAGTTCTTCGACTACGTTTCCGAGAATGTGGCAACCTCACCAGACTCGGCGGCGGCGACGGCCTCGCTCTCGTCGTCATTCCAGGCCGTTCTCGAGCTCACTAAGCGAGAACCCAACTCGCGAACCAGGCTTTTCGACATGTATAAGATGGCAAAAGAGCGGAACATCCCGGTTAATATGGGCGCCGCTGTTCTGCTAGTTCGATCCCTCGGCTTTGCTGGTATGGTTGATGAGGCGGTCAATGTGTTTAACGGTCTGGACCCTGCTTTGAAGAACACCCATCTTCGCAATGTGGTGATTGATGTGCTGTTGAAATGGGGACGGGTCGATGATGCACTGAAGGTGCTCGACAAAATGTTTGATCCAAATGCAGAGTTCCGGGTCGACAGTGTTACTGGTGATATTGTGCTTTCCTCTTTGCTGAAGAGAGAGCAGCGTGGGAGGAGGGTCAGCGATGAGGACATTGTGGGTTTGGTGCAGAAATTTGGTGAGCATGGTGTGTTCCCTGATAGTTTGAAACTTACGAAATTGATCACTTCGTTATGTCGGAACAGGAACACTAATCGGGCTTGGGATGTTTTACAGTACGTTATTAATTCTGGTGGTGCTGTAGAAACTGCTTGTTGCAATGCGCTTTTGACAGGTTTGGGAAGAGTTAATGATTTTAAGAGGATGAATGTGCTTATGGTAAAGATGAAAGAAATGGACATTCTTCCCGATGTTGTAACTATCGGTATTGTCATTAACTTTTTGTGCAAGTCAAGGAGGGTGGATGAGGCCTTGGAGTTGTTTGAAAGGATGAGTGGAGGAGGAGAGAAAACTGATGGGATTTCAGCTGAACCCGATGAGATCATGTACAACACTCTGATTGATGGACTTTGTAAAGTGGGAAGGCAAGAAGAAGGATTACGTCTGATGGAAAAAATGAGATTGCAAAAGGGCTGTGCACCTAATACTGTTACCTACAATAGTTTGATTGACGGTTTCAACAAGGTTGGGGACATCAAGAGGGGTCGTGAGCTCTAtgatcaaatgaaggaggaaggTATACCACCAAGTGTAGTTACTCTCAATACTTTGGTTGATGGTCTGTGTAGACATGGAAGGATGAACAGTGCAATTGAGTTCCTTAATGAAATGCAGAGGGATGGTCTGAAAGGCAATGTCACGACTTACACAACGTTAATCAGTTCCTTTTGTAATGTAAACAATATTGGCATGGCAATGGAACTGTTTGAGCAAATGTTAAGTTCTGGATGCTCCACAGATGCAAAAGTTTATTACTGCATGATCTCTGGTTTAAGCCAAGCTGGAAGGATGGATGATGCCAGCTTTGTTGTATCAAAGTTGAAGGACGCCGGGTTCTCCCTGGATGTCGTTGCCTTCAATGTTTTGATTAATGGGTTCTGCAAGACAAAAAAACTCGAGAAGGTGCATGAGATGATCGAGGAAATGGAGACAGTTGGAGTAAAGCCTGATAGCATCACATACAACACGTTGATTTCGTATTTGTGCTCAGCTGGGGAACTTACAATTGCTGATAAAGTACTGAGCAAGATGATAAACGAGGGTCTTGTTCCCACTGTTATCACTTTTGGATCATTGATACATGCATATTGCTTGAAGGGCGATATAAACAAAGCCATGAAGATCTTCAGAGACATGGGTTCTAAGTCGAGTGCTCCTCCCAACACAGTAGTATACAACATCTTAATAGATTCTTTGTGCAAGAATAATCAAGTGGAATTCGCTCTTTCGTTGATGGATAGTATGAAAGATAAGGGAGTGAGGCCTAATACCTTGACATTCAATGCCATGTTCAAAGGTCTTAGGGAGAATAATTTGTTGCAGAAAGCATTTCAGTTAATGGATCAAATGGTTGAACAGGCTTGTAATCCGGATTATATAACCATGGAGATTCTCACCGAATGGCTTTCTGCTGTTGGTGAAACCGAAAAGTTGAGAAGGTTTGTGCAAGGATATGACATTGCTGCTTCCACTGCATAG
- the LOC103407953 gene encoding WRKY transcription factor 22: MEDDWDLQAVVRGCSTATATTTTSSTRTPSTAATASFNISGFHSNPAAASFSSFGPTSPQQQLLFSLPLPDPIIKPRNAIEELHELYKPFFPKSQPSLSSPQITPPTLSPLTSLSPLTTPKDPRHPIHQQQQTQHSKPSSSTTTTTTTARSKKRKNQLKKVCQVPVEALSSDIWAWRKYGQKPIKGSPYPRGYYRCSSSKGCMARKQVERNRSDPNMFIVTYTGEHNHPAPTHRNSLAGSTRQKPFSPQTATRGDSAKPASPTTSASADEEPVVAPQSTTVESSCKEEKGSPLITDEEDELLGMCDSVVSDDFFVGLDGLAGDYFSDHSTGSFGMPWISSSAATAAGSI, from the exons atGGAGGACGATTGGGATCTTCAAGCGGTGGTCCGAGGCTGctccaccgccaccgccactaCCACCACATCATCAACCAGAACTCCCTCCACCGCTGCCACCGCAAGTTTCAACATCTCCGGCTTCCATTCAAACCCAGCAGCTGCTTCCTTCTCTTCATTTGGTCCAACTTCCCCACAACAGCAActcctcttctctctcccacTTCCAGATCCCATCATTAAACCCAGAAATGCCATTGAAGAATTGCATGAGCTTTACAAGCCTTTCTTCCCCAAATCTCAGCCTTCCCTCTCCTCCCCACAAATCACACCACCCACTCTCTCTCCTTtgacttctctctctcctctgacCACACCCAAAGATCCAAGGCATCCCAtacaccaacaacaacaaacccAGCACTCCAAGCCATCAtcttccaccaccaccacaaccaccaccGCACGATCCAAAAAAAG AAAGAACCAGCTTAAAAAAGTGTGCCAAGTTCCGGTGGAGGCCCTCTCTTCAGACATATGGGCATGGCGGAAGTACGGCCAAAAACCCATCAAGGGTTCCCCATATCCGAG GGGATATTACAGATGCAGCAGCTCGAAGGGTTGTATGGCCCGGAAGCAAGTGGAGCGGAACAGATCCGACCCGAATATGTTCATAGTCACCTACACGGGGGAGCACAACCACCCGGCCCCAACTCACCGCAACTCGCTCGCCGGCTCCACGCGCCAGAAGCCCTTCTCGCCACAAACCGCCACGCGGGGTGACTCTGCGAAACCCGCTTCTCCGACAACCTCGGCCTCCGCGGACGAGGAGCCTGTCGTTGCACCTCAGAGTACGACCGTGGAAAGCAGCTGCAAGGAAGAGAAGGGGAGTCCTTTGATTACCGACGAGGAAGACGAGTTGTTGGGGATGTGCGACTCGGTCGTGAGTGACGATTTCTTTGTTGGGCTGGACGGTCTAGCCGGAGATTACTTTTCCGATCACTCGACGGGGAGCTTCGGCATGCCTTGGATTTCTAGTAGTGCTGCCACTGCCGCTGGTAGTATCTGA